One uncultured Methanobrevibacter sp. DNA window includes the following coding sequences:
- a CDS encoding MGMT family protein codes for MAQITFNDKLRDSKDLPKIVVVENEKSIKIFGGKNMLIAPPLEYNGIMAKIPKGKLITTREIREFLSKKHGADFTCPMTAGIFISLAAQASFERNYSKIPFWRTLKSGGELNPKYPGGIEFQKDMLECEGHKIIIKGRKFLRYFVEDYENNLYDLSQINK; via the coding sequence ATGGCTCAAATAACTTTCAACGATAAATTACGAGACTCTAAAGATTTGCCGAAAATAGTAGTAGTTGAAAATGAAAAGTCCATTAAGATATTTGGCGGTAAAAATATGCTGATAGCTCCTCCGCTTGAATATAATGGCATAATGGCTAAAATTCCTAAAGGAAAGTTAATCACTACCCGAGAAATCAGGGAGTTTCTCTCAAAAAAGCATGGTGCAGACTTCACATGTCCGATGACTGCCGGAATATTCATCTCTCTGGCAGCACAGGCAAGTTTTGAAAGAAATTACAGTAAAATTCCATTCTGGAGAACTTTAAAGTCAGGAGGTGAATTAAATCCGAAATATCCTGGAGGAATCGAATTTCAAAAGGATATGCTTGAATGTGAAGGTCACAAGATTATCATTAAGGGGAGAAAATTTTTAAGGTATTTTGTGGAGGATTATGAAAATAACTTATATGATTTAAGTCAAATTAATAAATGA
- a CDS encoding SIS domain-containing protein, with product MSELKYMDLSLDEILKNLNRTKTVVENQQEAIIKFRDIILTASNKRTSPKQKTTIFLAGAGRSGFVAKSFAMRLMHLGFYVYVFNETIAPPVQDGDIIIIISKSGKSNSITQIVEDSKIDNVKFLAVCGNTESELAQKSDARIVIDSLPQILVNLEDSDIDNFIEFLPKTIMNFENNDEVKRQLDALPRKNIDMADKKIMAQMYELPHEIYGISNIYRPLELILMGTAFEVSALVLLDALIVELMHKLNLREKDLKAFHDVLSSAI from the coding sequence ATGTCTGAGTTAAAATATATGGATTTATCATTGGATGAAATATTAAAGAATCTGAATAGAACTAAAACTGTAGTTGAAAATCAGCAAGAGGCAATTATCAAATTCAGAGATATTATTCTGACAGCTTCAAATAAGCGAACTTCACCTAAGCAGAAAACCACAATTTTTCTGGCAGGAGCCGGAAGATCAGGGTTTGTTGCAAAATCATTCGCTATGAGGCTGATGCATCTTGGTTTCTATGTATATGTATTTAATGAAACAATAGCCCCTCCTGTTCAGGATGGAGATATAATTATAATTATTTCAAAATCAGGCAAATCCAATTCAATTACTCAGATTGTTGAAGATTCTAAAATAGACAATGTTAAATTTCTGGCTGTTTGCGGCAACACTGAATCTGAACTTGCCCAAAAATCTGATGCAAGAATAGTCATCGATTCTCTGCCCCAGATACTTGTAAATCTTGAAGATTCTGATATTGACAATTTCATTGAGTTTTTACCGAAGACTATAATGAATTTTGAAAATAATGATGAAGTCAAACGTCAGCTGGATGCACTTCCAAGAAAAAACATTGATATGGCCGATAAAAAGATAATGGCTCAGATGTATGAACTGCCTCATGAAATATATGGGATAAGTAATATTTATCGTCCGCTTGAATTGATTTTAATGGGAACTGCTTTTGAAGTATCAGCCCTGGTTTTGCTTGATGCTTTAATCGTTGAACTGATGCATAAGTTGAATTTACGTGAAAAGGACTTGAAGGCTTTCCATGATGTTTTAAGTAGTGCAATTTAA
- a CDS encoding nitroreductase family protein translates to MSLIFKRHSVRKFKDEIVPDDVIENLLKAGMQAPSSCNSQPWEFVVVSKDEDKKAISQMHQFAKPAAGASHLIITLGNLNEAKVIGMIEQDLGACNENILLQATHEGLGAVWLGFHPIEDRTLRLKEYLDIPDYCIPFSVICVGYPAVESQVCLRYDKSKVHFDRY, encoded by the coding sequence ATGAGTTTAATTTTTAAAAGACATAGTGTACGTAAATTTAAAGATGAAATTGTTCCAGATGATGTGATTGAAAACCTGCTTAAAGCAGGTATGCAGGCACCTTCATCATGCAATTCCCAGCCATGGGAATTTGTTGTCGTTTCAAAAGATGAAGATAAAAAAGCAATTTCTCAGATGCATCAGTTTGCAAAGCCGGCAGCAGGTGCATCCCATCTGATAATTACTTTGGGAAACTTAAATGAGGCAAAAGTCATCGGAATGATTGAACAGGACCTTGGAGCATGCAATGAAAACATCCTGCTTCAGGCAACACATGAGGGCTTGGGTGCCGTATGGCTGGGTTTTCATCCGATAGAAGATCGTACATTAAGATTAAAGGAGTACTTGGATATTCCTGATTACTGCATTCCATTTTCAGTAATATGTGTCGGTTATCCGGCAGTAGAAAGTCAAGTGTGCCTTAGATATGACAAATCAAAGGTTCATTTTGACCGATATTGA
- a CDS encoding ClC family H(+)/Cl(-) exchange transporter, whose amino-acid sequence MKALEKTLKSVVENPKYIFRLTLQGVMVGIFAGLMVCLYRFLLSGSEHVLRDYLSIINGNIFYIIIFFIALALMGLLIDFLTKWEVDSAGSGIPQVYAEVKGHMEANWAKVLFSKIVAGVLTALGGLSLGPEGPSVQIGGMAGKGIAKLFKGSKTDELRLILVGSAVGITAAFNAPLAGVIFVFEEINHGFDKTLVFIALVSAIVSDFISKGIFGQSTILNFPVLNIPLESYWILIILGVVIGLLGYVYNIGMIKSSDIVNNLKIPSWLKFVLVFMVSGVVALMIPEISDGGHFMMDMLDIAIPSLSVLLLLLVLKYVFSMFSFSSGAPGGIFLPILVLGAYIGAVFGSIVVPTFGWQHDLIYRFIIISMAGFFAATVRSPITGIVLLAEMCGSTESLVAMIIVSLIAYVIPTLLGNEPIYESLYDRLLLKKNREFVKKPSKHVLSEYVVPLDCNYINFKIKDIPFPKNAIVVSVIRNGRYIIPTEDFHIKYSDQIQILTDSNDYPYVREEIEELFGG is encoded by the coding sequence ATGAAAGCTCTTGAAAAAACTCTGAAATCTGTAGTGGAAAATCCCAAATATATTTTTAGACTAACTCTTCAGGGAGTAATGGTCGGTATATTTGCAGGACTTATGGTCTGTCTGTATCGTTTTTTACTTTCAGGTTCAGAGCATGTTTTAAGAGACTATTTAAGTATTATTAATGGAAATATTTTTTATATTATTATCTTTTTCATTGCCCTGGCTTTAATGGGTCTTTTGATAGATTTTCTAACTAAATGGGAAGTTGACTCTGCCGGAAGCGGTATTCCTCAGGTTTATGCTGAGGTAAAAGGGCACATGGAAGCTAACTGGGCAAAAGTTTTATTTTCAAAGATTGTTGCCGGAGTTTTAACAGCTCTCGGCGGTTTGTCATTAGGTCCTGAAGGCCCGTCAGTTCAGATTGGGGGTATGGCAGGAAAAGGAATAGCGAAACTCTTTAAGGGATCAAAGACTGATGAGCTTAGACTGATTCTGGTCGGATCTGCAGTAGGTATTACAGCAGCATTCAATGCACCTCTTGCAGGTGTAATATTCGTTTTTGAAGAAATCAATCACGGATTTGACAAGACTCTGGTATTTATTGCACTAGTCTCTGCAATAGTTTCAGATTTTATATCAAAAGGAATATTTGGTCAGTCTACAATCCTGAATTTCCCTGTTTTAAATATTCCATTGGAGTCCTACTGGATTTTAATTATACTTGGAGTCGTAATAGGCCTTTTAGGATACGTATACAATATTGGTATGATTAAATCAAGCGATATTGTAAACAACCTTAAAATTCCATCATGGCTTAAATTTGTACTTGTATTTATGGTATCCGGTGTTGTGGCACTGATGATTCCTGAAATAAGTGATGGAGGACACTTCATGATGGATATGCTGGATATAGCTATTCCATCTTTAAGCGTTTTACTTTTGCTTTTGGTTTTAAAATATGTATTTTCCATGTTTTCATTCTCATCAGGAGCTCCTGGAGGCATATTCCTGCCTATTCTGGTATTGGGTGCATATATTGGTGCCGTATTCGGGTCAATTGTTGTTCCAACTTTCGGATGGCAGCATGATTTGATTTACAGGTTCATAATTATCTCAATGGCAGGATTTTTTGCAGCTACCGTTCGCTCACCGATTACAGGTATCGTTCTTTTGGCGGAGATGTGCGGTTCAACAGAATCCCTTGTTGCAATGATTATCGTTTCACTGATTGCTTATGTAATCCCTACCCTTTTAGGCAATGAACCGATTTATGAATCACTTTATGACAGACTGCTTTTAAAGAAAAACCGAGAATTTGTCAAAAAGCCTTCCAAACATGTTTTAAGCGAATATGTTGTTCCTCTTGACTGCAATTACATTAACTTCAAGATTAAAGACATTCCGTTTCCGAAAAATGCAATAGTAGTATCAGTAATAAGAAATGGAAGATATATTATTCCAACTGAAGATTTCCATATCAAATATTCAGACCAGATTCAGATTTTAACAGACAGCAACGATTATCCTTATGTTAGAGAAGAAATTGAAGAGCTATTCGGTGGTTAA
- a CDS encoding BspA family leucine-rich repeat surface protein, protein MISKELREFEMLNTTTQSIYELNELNVLIILKDGSNLTSWDFVDNMDDVIYVTEDLFGKTDLAGRYAGLKNLKAIIAFGFGDVHNMEGMFRGCESLSDITSLKSWDVSNVENMASMFEGCQSLSDISALSGWNVSSLKNMGNMFWYCASLEDLDALKDWDVSNVEDMHYIFSDCVSLSDISALKKWDVSNVSDMACIFDYCVSLEDISALKNWDLSSAFNITAMFRGCESLKSISALKNWDLSGMSNNSSLLSLFTDCTSLKDISALKNWDLSNITRISRLFDGCSSISNISALKNWDVSKVTDMEGVFNGCESITDISALKDWDVGSVKNMTEMFCGCTSLTDISALKSWDIANVNEMEDLFNSCEALTDITPLVSWDISNIKSLTGIFAGCESLTDASSLFSWNTSNVKTMESLFDGCESLTDISGLEKWDVSNIVNINDMFRDCKALENTNSLDFWILDEIQYADNVFENCENIKIYPMWCPSGVFKGSSKYLLEFNSLNKITDNIFNLRDFEVLIILKDGTNLTSWDKVENRQDILYVNEDLSGVTDLTEHYAGLTSLKAVFAYGVDSAEKMTGMFAKCQSLEDISFLKLWDVSNVEDMKFMFHDCKFLNNLTPISSWDVSKVKDMNGLFLGCLSLVDVPLSNWNVENVQFMRAMFWNCISLVNILSLGSWNVGNVENMNGMFFGCISIENFSSLAGWNVSNVNVMSGMFEHCRALVNASPMASWDVSNVSSMDHMFFDCEKLEDGSVLDNWNVEKLEKMDLIFEGCRSLKQYPKWFLLALQRQQEMIEQKIRQEQEEELKQKLKEEQEKEAIKQKLKEKEELEKEAIKQKLKEKEELANNEKEAIRQKLKEKHELEKEPNQDS, encoded by the coding sequence ATGATTAGTAAAGAGCTTAGAGAATTTGAGATGCTGAATACTACAACTCAGAGTATTTATGAATTGAATGAGTTAAATGTACTTATTATCCTTAAGGACGGTTCCAATTTAACCAGCTGGGATTTCGTAGATAATATGGATGATGTTATCTATGTTACTGAAGATCTGTTTGGAAAAACTGATTTGGCAGGACGATATGCTGGTCTTAAGAATCTAAAGGCAATAATAGCTTTCGGTTTCGGTGATGTCCATAATATGGAAGGAATGTTTCGGGGATGTGAATCCCTATCGGACATTACCTCATTAAAATCATGGGATGTCTCAAATGTGGAAAATATGGCCAGCATGTTTGAAGGATGTCAGTCTCTAAGCGATATTTCAGCACTTTCTGGCTGGAACGTTTCCAGTCTTAAAAACATGGGAAACATGTTCTGGTATTGTGCCAGTCTTGAAGATTTGGATGCACTTAAGGACTGGGATGTAAGCAATGTCGAGGATATGCACTACATATTTTCTGACTGCGTCTCTCTGAGCGATATTTCCGCTTTAAAAAAATGGGACGTATCCAATGTATCTGATATGGCATGCATATTTGACTACTGTGTCTCTCTTGAAGACATTTCTGCCCTGAAAAACTGGGATTTGTCCAGTGCATTCAACATAACTGCAATGTTTAGGGGATGTGAATCACTGAAAAGCATTTCAGCTTTGAAAAACTGGGACTTGTCCGGGATGAGCAACAATTCATCACTTTTATCTTTATTTACTGACTGCACTTCCCTAAAGGATATTTCTGCTTTGAAAAACTGGGATTTATCAAATATAACCAGAATCAGCAGGCTTTTTGACGGTTGCAGTTCAATTTCAAACATTTCCGCATTGAAAAACTGGGATGTTTCAAAGGTTACAGATATGGAAGGTGTCTTTAACGGCTGTGAATCCATAACAGACATCTCCGCTTTAAAGGACTGGGATGTTGGCAGTGTCAAAAACATGACTGAAATGTTTTGCGGCTGCACATCACTGACAGACATATCTGCTCTAAAATCATGGGATATTGCAAATGTTAATGAAATGGAGGATTTATTCAACTCATGTGAAGCATTGACTGACATCACACCTCTTGTATCATGGGACATTTCCAATATAAAAAGCTTAACTGGTATTTTTGCAGGTTGCGAATCATTGACTGACGCTTCATCACTTTTCAGCTGGAACACATCCAATGTAAAGACAATGGAAAGTCTCTTTGACGGATGCGAATCACTGACTGACATTTCAGGACTTGAAAAATGGGATGTGTCTAATATAGTAAACATAAATGACATGTTTCGTGACTGCAAGGCACTTGAAAATACTAATTCACTTGACTTCTGGATATTGGATGAGATTCAGTATGCAGATAATGTTTTTGAAAACTGTGAAAACATTAAAATCTATCCGATGTGGTGTCCAAGCGGTGTATTTAAAGGAAGCAGCAAATATCTTCTTGAATTCAACAGTTTAAATAAAATTACTGATAATATCTTTAATTTGAGAGATTTTGAAGTTTTAATCATATTAAAGGACGGTACAAACCTGACCAGCTGGGATAAGGTTGAAAACAGGCAGGACATTTTATATGTCAATGAGGATTTATCAGGCGTAACCGATTTGACCGAACATTATGCAGGTCTTACATCTCTAAAGGCAGTATTTGCGTATGGTGTCGACAGCGCCGAGAAAATGACTGGAATGTTTGCCAAATGCCAGTCTTTAGAAGATATTTCATTTTTAAAGCTGTGGGATGTCTCCAATGTGGAAGATATGAAATTCATGTTCCATGACTGCAAATTCCTCAATAATCTAACACCAATTTCCTCATGGGATGTATCAAAGGTTAAAGACATGAACGGGCTGTTTTTAGGATGCCTGTCACTGGTTGATGTGCCTTTAAGCAACTGGAACGTTGAAAATGTACAGTTTATGAGAGCAATGTTCTGGAACTGTATATCTCTTGTAAATATTCTTTCTTTAGGAAGCTGGAACGTTGGAAATGTTGAAAACATGAACGGAATGTTTTTCGGATGCATTTCCATAGAAAACTTCTCATCCCTTGCCGGCTGGAATGTTTCTAATGTAAATGTCATGTCCGGAATGTTTGAACACTGCAGGGCACTTGTAAATGCTTCTCCAATGGCCAGTTGGGATGTCAGCAATGTAAGTTCCATGGACCATATGTTCTTTGACTGTGAAAAACTTGAGGACGGATCTGTTCTTGATAATTGGAATGTTGAAAAACTTGAAAAAATGGACTTGATTTTTGAAGGATGCCGCTCTTTAAAACAGTATCCGAAATGGTTTTTATTGGCACTTCAAAGACAGCAGGAAATGATAGAGCAAAAAATCAGACAGGAACAGGAAGAAGAATTAAAACAAAAGCTTAAAGAAGAGCAGGAAAAAGAGGCTATTAAGCAGAAGCTTAAAGAGAAAGAAGAACTGGAAAAAGAGGCTATTAAGCAGAAGCTTAAGGAAAAAGAAGAATTGGCAAATAATGAAAAGGAAGCTATTAGGCAGAAGCTTAAGGAAAAGCATGAACTTGAAAAAGAGCCAAATCAAGATTCATGA
- a CDS encoding FHA domain-containing protein yields the protein MMYDSDISKTLILDSEDSYLISEKLAAVNNNVRFSILEILRDNQRYNRTESSEPLYSREINSILLKNYNINITPQMLGQHMKQLMSADWVSEIEIKKEVPNKIGKRTVKAYALKEDAFDDLFLHVNFLADQLFTFFDLYKFNQRFHEDENCVLTVFNGVDKGKTFKVRKDETVLIGRKADFNQADVASFAILLDNSYETVSSIAKPHLKIFHENGDWYIVDEASSNGTFIGDIEVRKGKATKLKANSFLKLSRGNGGAVIYCLF from the coding sequence ATGATGTATGATTCAGATATCAGCAAAACATTAATTTTGGATTCAGAAGACTCTTATTTGATTTCAGAAAAATTAGCGGCTGTCAACAATAATGTCAGATTTTCAATACTTGAAATTCTAAGAGATAATCAGAGATACAATAGGACTGAATCAAGCGAACCTTTATACTCCCGCGAAATCAACAGCATCCTTTTAAAAAATTATAACATTAATATTACTCCTCAAATGTTGGGTCAACACATGAAACAGCTGATGAGCGCTGATTGGGTCAGTGAAATTGAAATCAAAAAGGAAGTTCCCAATAAGATAGGAAAAAGAACCGTAAAGGCATATGCTCTCAAGGAAGATGCTTTTGACGATTTGTTTTTGCATGTCAACTTTCTGGCAGACCAGCTTTTCACATTCTTTGATTTGTACAAGTTCAATCAGAGATTCCATGAAGATGAAAACTGTGTCCTGACAGTATTTAACGGTGTAGATAAGGGAAAGACATTTAAGGTTAGAAAAGATGAAACGGTTCTGATAGGTCGTAAGGCTGATTTCAATCAGGCTGATGTGGCTTCATTTGCTATCCTTTTGGATAACAGCTATGAAACTGTTTCCAGTATTGCCAAACCTCATCTTAAAATCTTTCATGAAAATGGAGACTGGTATATAGTTGATGAAGCCAGTTCAAACGGAACATTCATTGGTGATATTGAAGTACGGAAAGGAAAAGCCACTAAGTTAAAGGCTAATTCATTTTTAAAACTATCCAGAGGAAATGGAGGAGCAGTTATCTATTGTTTATTTTAA
- a CDS encoding tetratricopeptide repeat protein has product MQEEYITEKIKKAYDYIHNDSNKALTIFEEVLRVEPENIDAITGKGSTLMKLKRIDEAEKCFDQSLEICENLSALLNKGIILKHKNDSEKAMVYFDKALKLNPDFKNIISILKGNLENDIHADEYSDEANRLIQEGMELKNENKLQDSLDCFKKAIEVDKNCEKQVSELIDEIKKTLEK; this is encoded by the coding sequence GTGCAAGAAGAATATATTACAGAAAAAATTAAAAAAGCTTATGATTACATCCACAATGACAGCAACAAAGCTCTGACTATTTTTGAGGAAGTTCTAAGAGTTGAGCCCGAAAATATTGATGCAATAACCGGCAAAGGATCAACACTGATGAAACTTAAAAGAATTGATGAAGCGGAAAAATGCTTTGACCAGTCTTTAGAAATTTGTGAAAATCTTTCTGCTCTTTTAAACAAAGGAATTATTTTAAAACATAAAAATGACAGTGAAAAAGCAATGGTTTATTTTGATAAAGCATTGAAATTGAATCCTGATTTTAAAAATATCATATCAATTCTTAAAGGAAATCTTGAAAATGACATACATGCCGATGAATATAGCGATGAAGCAAACAGGTTAATTCAGGAAGGAATGGAATTAAAAAACGAAAATAAACTACAGGATTCACTGGATTGCTTTAAAAAAGCTATTGAAGTTGATAAAAATTGTGAAAAACAAGTCAGCGAATTAATTGATGAAATCAAAAAAACACTTGAAAAATAG